In Chryseobacterium scophthalmum, the genomic stretch CCTTTGTCTGCACCCTTTCCCCAAGTTGAAGTTCCATCGTAAGGAACCGTTACCAAAACTACTTTTGAATTTTCTAATGAAGCATTTTCTTCAGGAATTCCTGCGTATGTTTTCATAATTTATAATTAAAAAATTAAATGATTTAAAGATTAAAATATTTGCGGCAAAGATAAGAAGAAGTTAGGAGAAAGCTGGAAGTTGGATGATGGAAGCAGGAAGTTTTTATAAGCAAAATGAATATGTGATTGATATTTTATTAAATTTAAATCGTTCGCAGATCTTTTAGATTAAGCAGATTATCTTTGAATCATCAGTAGTGAGCTTCCAGCATTCAGCTTCAGGCTTCCATACAAATTCCTTACCTTTGTGAAAAATTCAAAAATATGTCCTTAAAAGCTGTGCTTTTCGATATGGATGGGGTAATTGTTGATACAGAACCGCTGCACAGAAAAGCTTATTTTAAAACATTCAACCAGCTAGAAATTGAAGTTTCTGAAGATTTGTATACTTCTTTCACCGGCGCTTCTACCAAAAGAGTTTGCGAAACTTTGATTTCTGAGTTTAATCTAACTCACACTCACGAAGATATCACCAATATAAAAAGAACTCATTTTAAAGATTATTTTTACAATGATGCCGACTTTGATCTGATTCCCGGAGTGAGAAAACTGATTGAGCATTATTACGAAAATAACGTAAAATTAATTGTTGCTTCTTCAGCAAGTATGACCACCATCAACATGGTTTTTGAGAAATTTGGTTTGGAAAAATATTTCAGTGGAAAGATCAGCGGTGCCGATCTAAAAGAATCAAAACCTCATCCTGAAATTTTCCAGCTTGCTGCAAAAATGGCCAACGAACCGATTGAAAACTGCATGGTCATTGAAGATTCCACCAATGGAATTTTAGCAGCGCACCGAGCCAATATTTTTTGTGCGGCTTATAAAAGCTTCCATTCTCACAATCAGGATTATAGTTTAGCAAATGTTGTTATTACAGATTATTCCGAAATCGAAGTTGATAAAATTTCTAAACATTTTTAAAATATAAAAGCTCTCCGAATTGGAGAGCTTTGTTTTGTGTATCGCATTTGTCATTCTGAATGTAACGAAGTGGAGTGAAGAATCTCATAATTACTTTGAGATTGCTTTACTTCGACAAGCTCAGCATAAACTCTGCATTTGCTCCTCGCAATGACTATTGATATCCTAATAATTTCAAAATATCTTCAGGTTCTTGTCTTTCTCTAAAGATTTCATACTGGAATTCTCCATTTTCATCTTTCTGGATCAAGATATGTCTTGGTTGTGGCATCAAACAGTGATGAACTCCACCATAACCACCGATTGTTTCCTGATATGCTCCAGTGTGGAAGAAACCAATATACAAAGGTTTTGTATCGCTGAAAACAGGCAAATAGATTGCGTTCGTATGCTGTTCAGAGTTATAATAATCATCTGAATCACAAGTTAATCCACCTAAGAAAACTCTTTCGTAAGAATCTTCCCAACGGTTTAACGGAAGCATGATAAAGTGTCTAGAAATTGCCCAAGTATCAGGAAGCGTGGTCATAAAAGATGAATCGATCATATTCCACTTTTCTCTGTCGTTCTGACGTTTCTGAGAAATAATTTTATACAAATTGGCACCGCTTTCTCCTACCGTAAAACTTCCGAATTCAGTATAAATATTTGGTTCTTCTACACCTTCTTCTTCACAGAATTTTTTGATCTGCGAAACGATCTCTTCTACCATATATTGGTAATCGTAATCGAAATTTAATGAAGTTTTGATCGGGAAACCACCACCAATATTTAATGAATTTACTTCCGGAGCAATTTTCTTCAAACGTGCATAAACACGAAGACATTTGTACAATTCATTCCAATAATAAGCCGTGTCTTTGATCCCGGTATTAATGAAAAAGTGAAGCATTTTCAATCTTGCATTCGGATGTTCTGCAATTTTTTGACTGTAGTAAGGAATAATATCTTTGTATCCGATTCCTAATCTTGAGGTATAAAATTCGAATTTCGGTTCTTCCTCAGAAGCAATTCTAATTCCGATATCGAAAGTCGTATCGATACTTTCTGTTAACTTATCAAGTTCTCTGTAGTTATCTAAAATAGGAGTAATATTTTCAAAACCACTGTTAATCATATCTGAAATTTTCGCCAGATAATCATCCGTTTTGAAACCATTACAGATCACCTCAATATTTTTATCAACTTTACCTTCTGTATAAAGCGACTTCACAATATCCATGTCGTAAGCGGAAGACGTTTCGATAGAAATATCGTTCTTCAAAGCTTCTTCGATCACAAATTTGAAATGGCTTGATTTTGTACAGTAACAGTATCTGTAGTTTTTTTTGTAATCGATCTTCTCAAAAGCTTCCTTAAACCAGCCTTTTGCTTTCTGAATATTTTGAGAAATCTTCGGGAGGTAACTTACCTTAAGAGGCGTTCCAAACTTCTCAACAACATCCATCAAAGGAATATCGTGAAAAGACAAATTGTTCTCAGAAACATTGAATTCTTCGGTTGGAAAATACAATGTCTGATCAATAAGTTCCGAGTATTTTATTTTCATTTTCTAATGAGTAAATTAAGAATGCAAAATTGCTAAAAAAGTTTGATTTTTTAGCGTTAAATTTATTATAAATTTCTGCAGTTTTTCGACTAAAAAATTAGTCTTTAATCAATACGTGAACTTAAGAATATATTCGTTTCTTTTATTTTCAGAGATTCCCAAATTTTGATGAATATAAATATCAATTGAGCCGTATTTCTTATCAATTTCAAAAAAAGCAGTCTCTAAATAATTCTTTTCAACCCAACTTAATTTTTCGATAACATTCAAATCCATTTTTGGATACAAAAAATGTAAATTATTGGCAAGATGAAGCCTTTTTTGCACTAATTGTTTACGGTAATTGTTCGAAAGAAGATAATCGTTCTCAATCGTAGCTCTGTCAAATTTTAAAATGGTTAATATCAACGCTGTTATTATTCCGGTTCTGTCTTTTCCGGCGGTACAATGATATAAAACAGGAGTTTCCGAATCTAAAATCTCATGAATAATCTTCTTAATAATTTCTGGATTTTCTGTGACATAATTTTTATAAAAATCCAGCATTCTTTGATCTGCATCCGAACTTTTAACTTTCCCTTTTAAAACAAGCTTTTTTGCCTGATTCAACTGATCGCCTTCATCTTCAAATGCAGAATATTTTTTATAAATAAAAGCATCTAAAAGTTGATCAGGTTTTTGCGAAATTTCTTTCGAATTTCTAAGATCAATAATCTCTTTAATTCCTAAATTCTGAAATGTTTTGAGAGATTTTTTCTTGAGTTGAAAAAGATGTCCACTTCGATAAAGCATTCCTTCTTTTAAAGTTCTGCCATCAGTATTTTTAATATTTCCAATCGTTCTGAAATTGGTTACTTTCTTAATTTCAAATTGATTGTCAGTTTTTGAAATTCCGTATTCTGGTACAGAAAAAGTTTGTGTCTTACAGGAAAAAACACAGGAACTAATAATAACTAGAAATGATATTTTTATTAATTGTCTCAATATATTTCAGGATATTCTATTTCATTAATTCCAACAAAAAATAAAAGATCTCCAGATTCATATTGAATAGAAATCTCATCATCAACTGCAAAGTTACGTGTCCCGATTCTTGATATCATGCTTAAACTATCATTTGTTAATGGCCAGTTCAGCCCTTTTGTCGTAATATTTTCAGCTGAAGGAAACGGATACAGAGAGATCATTTTGTTTTTAACATTTTTCAGAGTGAAATTTTTCGGAATAAAATAATATTCAGAAAACTCATCATAAAACTTTATGTTTAAATTATCCTTAAATGAATAAGCGACTGTAAGATTTCCTAAAAAATGATCCTGCTCTCCTCCACTTCCACCTAAAACATCAACATTTTGAAACCCTTTTTCTAAAATAATTTCTAAAGCTTTATGAAAATCTGTTTTCTCCTGATCCAGTGTAAGAATAAATTTATCCTGATACACATTTTCGTCTGACCCAATATGAGAATCAAAATCTCCGGAAATAAAATCTAGTTTGTCTAAAGGAAAATTGAGTTCTTTCAAATAATGAAAAGCACCATCAGTACAGGCAATCAGATTATATTTTTCTAGATTGGGGAAAGATTTCGGAGCGTCACCGTTGATGAAGAGAAGAGATTTACTCATTAACTTATTTTTATAATTGCTTGAATAAAAAAGCTGAATCACAGTGATGATTCAGCTTTATATTTTTAAATATTCTGTAAAATTAATTAAATATTGGCACTTGACAATTATTAACGTCTTTATCTCCAGATTTATATTGATACAGTCCTATAACTGGCTGATAAACTAAATTACCATTTGAATCATAATAATAAGGATTTATTTCCACATTTGTAATTTCATATTTTACGTTTGCAGCAAAATTCTCATTTGAAAATACATCACCAAATGCCGACATATTTGATCCTGCAGGAATTGTATATTGACCGCTATGCCATACAAACCCGTAAGTATTATCGGTAATTTTATAAGAAACATATCTATCTCTGCTGTATACCTCTGAAGAAATAGCTCTGGCTTGATATCTTTTTTTAGTTGTTCGGCAAGGCTGTTCTGTAAATTCTAAATCAACCCATTCTGTAATATTAAGAGGAGGTCCTTTTTGAACAGCAGATTCTGTTTGAGGATTTGTCTCATTCTGCGAATACAATTCATCGTTTGGAGAGCAAGATAAAATCATTAAGCCCAATAAGGCTGTAAAAGTAAGTTTTTTCATGGTTAAAATTTGTTATTATTCGCTAAAATAGGAAATGTTTTCACAAACTATACAATTATTAACAAACATTATTTCACTAAAAAATTATCTTTCATTCGGATTCCAGTATTCTTCTGGTTCGTTGTTGATTTTTGAGATATATCTTGCCAAAACAAATAGATAATCAGAAAGACGGTTCAGATATTTAATCAATTCAGGACGCACTTCTTCAGATTCATTCAAGAAAACCAAAGAACGCTCCGCTCTACGGCAAATTGTACGGGCTGCATGTAAAAAAGTAGCTGATTTTCCTCCGCCAGGAAGAATAAAATATTGTAGAGGCTCTAATTTATCTTCAAAACCATCCATCCAGTTTTCGAGTTCTTCAATTTCGGTATCAGAAATAATCAAAGGAAGACGAGATTTTCCGTTAGCCAACATCAGTTTATCAACCGGAGTTGCTGCTTCTGAACCTACCGTAAACAGATCAAACTGAATTTTTTTTAATTGTTTCAAAACTTCTTCATCAGTGATATGACTTTTTGAAATTCCAATAAAAGAATTCAGTTCATCAATATTTCCATAACTGTCAACTCTTGCGCTGGCTTTTGAAACTCTCGTTCCGCCATATAAAGCGGTCTGTCCTTTATCTCCCGTTTTAGTGTATATTTTCATAAGTAATTTTCGTTGCTATTAAAACCATGCGTAATCATGGTGATTTCAAAAGACTAAATTACTTTTTTAAAATTATGCTGACAAATGTTTTAGAGTAAGTTTAAAACGACGTTGTTTACAGGAAGCTTTTACGGATATAAACCCATTATTAAATCTTGTGAATCCATTTAAATTGTGATAATAAAATAAGTTCGATATTTTTTATTTAATTTTAAGTCACCAATTACAAATAATAATTATGCAAACCAATCAACAATTAAGCGACTTAATGGCGCTCGATTTAGGAATCAATCTGATCAACAGAAGACCTTACGCAAAAGAAGTTTTTAAATGGCAGGATATCGAACTTCTCCCCCATTCGTCAACTGATACTTTACTTTGTGAAATCTACGAGTGGAACGGTAGAAACTGGCGCACAACGAACAATAATCTTATTGGTTATTTATTTTCGGGTGAACAATTGAATACGGTAAAAAATCAATTATTAAATACTCCAAAGCATACAGCATTAATCCCTGATTTTGAATTTACCAAAGACAGTATGATCGAATACGGTTTGTCGTTACCGTCTTTATTTAATATTGGAATTAACGGAAACATCAACAGTGCAAAAAATTTCTCAATTCGTGTAAACGGAGTTACAAAATCTAGGATCACCAATATCGATTCGCCCGGAATTGAAATTTTGAAAAGCTTTTCAGAATTTACACAGTCAAAATCTAAAACTTATAGAAAGAATATTAAGTTTAATTATCTGAGTATCTCTTTATTTTATGCTGAAAGTGTAGAAATTTTTCTTGAAAAAGAATCTGGAGTTGGTTTGGATGTCAGTTTTCAGACGACCAATGTGAATGTAGAAGCAAAAGTGGATACCGATACCAAAAAACATTTTGTTCTAAAATATTCCGGAAATCAGGCTCCTTTTGCCGCTAAGTTTGT encodes the following:
- a CDS encoding HAD family hydrolase, with the translated sequence MSLKAVLFDMDGVIVDTEPLHRKAYFKTFNQLEIEVSEDLYTSFTGASTKRVCETLISEFNLTHTHEDITNIKRTHFKDYFYNDADFDLIPGVRKLIEHYYENNVKLIVASSASMTTINMVFEKFGLEKYFSGKISGADLKESKPHPEIFQLAAKMANEPIENCMVIEDSTNGILAAHRANIFCAAYKSFHSHNQDYSLANVVITDYSEIEVDKISKHF
- a CDS encoding type III PLP-dependent enzyme domain-containing protein; amino-acid sequence: MKIKYSELIDQTLYFPTEEFNVSENNLSFHDIPLMDVVEKFGTPLKVSYLPKISQNIQKAKGWFKEAFEKIDYKKNYRYCYCTKSSHFKFVIEEALKNDISIETSSAYDMDIVKSLYTEGKVDKNIEVICNGFKTDDYLAKISDMINSGFENITPILDNYRELDKLTESIDTTFDIGIRIASEEEPKFEFYTSRLGIGYKDIIPYYSQKIAEHPNARLKMLHFFINTGIKDTAYYWNELYKCLRVYARLKKIAPEVNSLNIGGGFPIKTSLNFDYDYQYMVEEIVSQIKKFCEEEGVEEPNIYTEFGSFTVGESGANLYKIISQKRQNDREKWNMIDSSFMTTLPDTWAISRHFIMLPLNRWEDSYERVFLGGLTCDSDDYYNSEQHTNAIYLPVFSDTKPLYIGFFHTGAYQETIGGYGGVHHCLMPQPRHILIQKDENGEFQYEIFRERQEPEDILKLLGYQ
- a CDS encoding tyrosine-protein phosphatase → MRQLIKISFLVIISSCVFSCKTQTFSVPEYGISKTDNQFEIKKVTNFRTIGNIKNTDGRTLKEGMLYRSGHLFQLKKKSLKTFQNLGIKEIIDLRNSKEISQKPDQLLDAFIYKKYSAFEDEGDQLNQAKKLVLKGKVKSSDADQRMLDFYKNYVTENPEIIKKIIHEILDSETPVLYHCTAGKDRTGIITALILTILKFDRATIENDYLLSNNYRKQLVQKRLHLANNLHFLYPKMDLNVIEKLSWVEKNYLETAFFEIDKKYGSIDIYIHQNLGISENKRNEYILKFTY
- a CDS encoding thiamine diphosphokinase; the encoded protein is MSKSLLFINGDAPKSFPNLEKYNLIACTDGAFHYLKELNFPLDKLDFISGDFDSHIGSDENVYQDKFILTLDQEKTDFHKALEIILEKGFQNVDVLGGSGGEQDHFLGNLTVAYSFKDNLNIKFYDEFSEYYFIPKNFTLKNVKNKMISLYPFPSAENITTKGLNWPLTNDSLSMISRIGTRNFAVDDEISIQYESGDLLFFVGINEIEYPEIY
- a CDS encoding cob(I)yrinic acid a,c-diamide adenosyltransferase, translating into MKIYTKTGDKGQTALYGGTRVSKASARVDSYGNIDELNSFIGISKSHITDEEVLKQLKKIQFDLFTVGSEAATPVDKLMLANGKSRLPLIISDTEIEELENWMDGFEDKLEPLQYFILPGGGKSATFLHAARTICRRAERSLVFLNESEEVRPELIKYLNRLSDYLFVLARYISKINNEPEEYWNPNER